Proteins encoded in a region of the Oncorhynchus gorbuscha isolate QuinsamMale2020 ecotype Even-year linkage group LG16, OgorEven_v1.0, whole genome shotgun sequence genome:
- the zgc:112148 gene encoding Golgi apparatus membrane protein TVP23 homolog B has product MMRLDSQEADAPLFGDDDDDTPTRQKKSEIKHPLATFFHLFFRTSAILVYLLCEILSSSFIVCMVTIILLLSCDFWTVKNVSGRLMVGLRWWNQVDEDGQSHWVFESRPATSRKVPTNSESQIFWLGLVVCPVLWVIFVFSTLFSFKFKWLAVVIMGVALQWANLYGYVRCKVGGKTNLRSMATNYLGSQFFKRAMAKQGP; this is encoded by the exons ATGATGAGACTG GATTCACAGGAGGCAGATGCTCCACTCTTTGGTGACGACGATGATGATACCCCCACCAGACAGAAGAAATCAGAAATCAA GCATCCCCTGGCCACGTTCTTCCATCTCTTCTTCCGCACCAGTGCCATCTTAGTCTACCTACTGTGTGAAATCCTGAGCAGTAGTTTCATCGTCTGTATGGTCACCATCATCCTCCTCCTTTCATGTGACTTCTGGACAGTCAAG AATGTGTCTGGCAGGTTGATGGTGGGCCTCAGGTGGTGGAACCAGGTGGATGAGGATGGACAGAGCCACTGGGTGTTTGAGTCCAGACCA GCAACCAGTAGAAAAGTTCCAACCAACTCTGAATCACAGATCTTCTGGCTGGGTCTGGTTGTGTGTCCAGTCCTCTGGGTCATCTTTGTGTTCAGTACTCTCTTCTCCTTCAAGTTTAAGTGGCTG GCAGTGGTGATCATGGGTGTGGCATTGCAGTGGGCCAACCTGTATGGATATGTGCGATGCAAAGTAGGCGGGAAGACCAACTTGAGGAGCATGGCAACCAACTACCTTGGCAGCCAGTTCTTCAAACGG gCAATGGCCAAACAGGGACCCTAG
- the amn gene encoding LOW QUALITY PROTEIN: protein amnionless (The sequence of the model RefSeq protein was modified relative to this genomic sequence to represent the inferred CDS: inserted 1 base in 1 codon) gives MPKTPAVFLLLGLCLFGAADALYKQWIPDTNYENKTNWDKGSVPCSNDIVQFSAQRKVSVYVETVHSVQEIWLPVDGEFILPSGGGFTVSNGGDAGITAQFKDAESLQWFDPALWQAAESLDDLEKGRFLFSVHEESVPCQYDNVLFRAGSSFRVDTTSNQPSVPVQSVSVLGKKFSSSSEFTHYLGSHSGRLQFHGTSSPSVGASGCSDASGCDCGNSANHNRICGTVTCAPMSCKKPLYPIGHCCDMCSAIVTIQYSSGFILESYRIRLQHLFLGLPSYQSIQLGMSKVLKSQYFLGVIPRAAAAEIQIVLLDGXSGAVAEALARDILKDVQAQGSNLGITGAEFQASSGATSFDGAGDNTGVVVGAVFGVLIVVAGLPLLAVLFRRGVIKMPTISIPSLSSLRRSQEEIGDFTDHGFENPIFDKPTMMPEVPGIYGTEAANSISLTSSGVHFVNPAYDENETSIDFSA, from the exons ATGCCAAAAACACCAGCCGTGTTTCTTCtcctcggtctctgtctgttcgGGGCAGCTGACGCCCTGTACAAGCAGTGGATACCCGACACTAACTATGAAAACAAGACCAACTGGGACAAAGGGTCCGTGCCCTGCAGTAACGACATAGTGCAGTTCTCGGCTCAGAGGAAAGTGTCTGTGTATGTGGAGACGGTCCACTCTGTCCAGGAGATCTGGCTACCGGTGGACGGAGAGTTCATCCTTCCCTCGGGGGGCGGCTTCACGGTCAGTAATGGAGGGGATGCCGGCATCACCGCCCAGTTCAAAGATGCAGAGTCTCTGCAGTGGTTTGACCCGGCACTGTGGCAGGCGGCAGAGTCTTTAGACGACCTGGAGAAAGGTCGCTTCCTGTTCTCGGTACACGAGGAGAGCGTACCCTGCCAGTATGACAACGTGTTGTTCCGCGCTGGCTCCTCGTTCCGCGTGGACACTACCTCCAACCAGCCCAGCGTCCCTGTCCAGAGTGTGTCCGTTCTGGGGAAGAAGTTCAGCAGCAGCTCGGAGTTCACCCATTATCTGGGCTCACACTCTGGCCGGCTGCAGTTCCACGGAACCTCATCCCCCAGCGTCGGGGCTTCTGGCTGCAGTGATGCCTCTGGCTGTGACTGTGGGAACTCTGCGAATCACAACAGGATCTGCGGCACTGTGACATGCGCTCCTATGAGCTGTAAGAAACCACTGTACCCCATAGGACACTGCTGCGACATGTGCAGCGCCATCGTCACCATCCAGTATTCCTCAGGCTTCATCCTTGAGTCTTATCGGATTCGACTGCAGCACCTCTTCCTTGGTCTGCCCTCGTACCAGTCCATTCAGCTAGGCATGTCCAAGGTGCTCAAATCTCAGTATTTCCTCGGGGTGATCCCACGTGCGGCTGCAGCTGAGATCCAGATCGTGCTCCTGGATG GGTCTGGTGCGGTGGCAGAGGCCCTGGCTCGGGACATATTGAAGGACGTCCAAGCCCAAGGCTCAAACCTGGGCATAACCGGGGCTGAGTTCCAGGCCTCTTCTGGGGCCACCAGTTTTGACGGGGCAGGGGACAACACAGGAGTTGTGGTGGGAGCCGTGTTCGGCGTCCTGATAGTAGTCGCTGGTCTTCCCCTCCTGGCTGTCCTCTTCCGCAGAGGCGTCATAAAAATGCCCACCATCTCCATCCCTTCTCTGAGCAGCTTAAGGAGAAGCCAGGAGGAGATAGGGGATTTCACGGACCACGGCTTTGAAAACCCCATCTTCGACAAGCCCACCATGATGCCCGAAGTACCAGGTATCTATGGGACTGAAGCAGCCAACTCTATCTCCCTGACATCGTCAGGTGTGCATTTTGTTAATCCTGCGTATGATGAGAACGAGACCTCAATCGATTTCTCTGCCTGA